The following proteins are encoded in a genomic region of Glycine max cultivar Williams 82 chromosome 18, Glycine_max_v4.0, whole genome shotgun sequence:
- the LOC100815353 gene encoding 26S proteasome non-ATPase regulatory subunit 7 homolog A-like (The RefSeq protein has 3 substitutions compared to this genomic sequence) codes for MDVIKTQQISSRPIEKVVVHPLVLLSIVDNYNRVAKDTRKRVVGVLLGSSFKGTVDVTNSYAVPFEEDDKDPSIWFLDHNYHESMFSMFKRINAKEHVVGWYSTGPKLRENDLDIHGLFNDYVPNPVLVIIDVEPKELGIPTKAYYAVEEVKENATQKSQKVFVHMPSEIAAHEVEEIGVEHLLRDVKDTTISTLATEVSAKLTALKGLDARLKEIRGYLDLVIDGKLPSNHEILYHLQDVFNLLPNLNVADLIKAFAVKTNDMMLVIYLSSLIGSVIALHNLINNKMLNKEHERAEDSKSVTVPGAAA; via the exons ATGGATGTGATAAAGACGCAGCAAATCTCTTCTCGACCAATCGAGAAAGTGGTGGTTCATCCTCTCGTGCTTCTCAGCATCGTCGACAACTACAACAGAGTCGCCAAAGACACTCGCAAGCGCGTCGTCGGCGTCTTGCTCGGCTCCTCCTTCAAAGGCACCGTCGACGTTACCAACAGCTACGCCG TGCCCTTTGAAGAAGATGACAAGGATCCTAGCATCTGGTTTCTTGACCACAATTACCATGAATCGATGTTTTCCatgtttaaaagaataaatg CAAAGGAGCATGTTGTGGGGTGGTATAGCACTGGTCCAAAGCTGCGTGAAAATGACCTTGACATTCATGGCTTATTTAATGA CTATGTTCCAAATCCTGTCTTGGTTATAATTGATGTTGAACCTAAGGAATTGGGAATCCCAACAAAAGCATATTATGCTGTTGAAGAGGTTAAAGAG AATGCCACTCAAAAAAGTCAAAAGGTGTTTGTGCATGTGCCATCAGAGATTGCTGCTCATGAAGTTGAGGAAATAG GAGTGGAACACTTGCTTAGAGATGTGAAGGATACAACCATTAGCACCCTTGCCACAGAG GTAAGTGCAAAACTCACAGCCTTGAAGGGTTTGGATGCAAGACTTAAAGAGATCAGGGGTTACCTTGACCTTGTTATTGATGGAAAGCTTCCATTAAACCATGAGATCCTGTACCATCTGCAG GACGTGTTTAACCTGCTACCAAATCTCAATGTTGCTGATCTTATCAAGGCTTTTGCAG TGAAAACAAATGATATGATGCTGGTAATATACCTCTCATCTCTCATTAGAAGTGTAATTGCACTCCACAACTTGATTAACAACAAG ATGCTTAACAAGGAACATGAGCGGGCAGAAGATTCGAAATCAGTTACGGTGCCAGGTGCAGCTGCTTAA
- the LOC102670251 gene encoding BAHD acyltransferase DCR-like has protein sequence MGCINKSLLCVGTGDILCRLVVVRDEDAKSPGVKSNDIGKCSATHGAQVAKAGNVASKELRWCAEQLNKSVKAFDSATVNRNVENWERQPKCFELGNHDGASVQMGSSPRFPMYDNDFGWGRLLAVRSGGANKFDGKMSAFPGRNGGGTVDLELFSASNKMARLESDSEFVGTR, from the exons ATGGGATGCATCAATAAGAGTCTCCTGTGTGTGGG CACCGGAGATATCTTATGTCGTTTAGTCGTTGTGCGTGACGAAGACGCGAAATCTCCAGGGGTCAAAAGCAACGACATTGGTAAATGTTCGGCCACGCATGGAGCTCAAGTTGCAAAAGCAGGTAACGTGGCGTCTAAGGAGCTTCGCTGGTGTGCGGAGCAGCTGAACAAAAGCGTGAAGGCGTTCGATAGTGCTACGGTGAACCGCAACGTGGAAAATTGGGAGCGCCAGCCAAAGTGCTTCGAGCTGGGGAACCACGACGGCGCCTCTGTGCAGATGGGAAGCTCGCCGAGGTTTCCGATGTACGACAATGATTTCGGATGGGGGCGGCTCTTGGCCGTGCGCAGCGGCGGAGCGAACAAGTTTGACGGCAAGATGTCGGCGTTTCCCGGGAGGAATGGCGGTGGCACCGTTGATTTGGAGTTGTTTTCGGCGTCGAACAAAATGGCGCGACTCGAGTCTGATTCTGAGTTTGTAGGGACACGTTAG
- the LOC100792476 gene encoding uncharacterized acetyltransferase At3g50280, producing MLCAKMSYSSSAFPSVVSKCTVVPHRNSTMGDLKLSISDLNMLLSHYIQKGCLFTTPSLPSSALIPHLKNALSQTLSLFPPLAGRLKTDADGYVYITCNDTGVDFIHVTAADISVADLLSPSSSSSSSDVPPIFKQLFPFHHKISYTAHSSPIMAFQVTDLADGIFLGCAVCHAVTDGASFWNFFNTFAGISRGATTSPSTLPDFRRESILNSNVVLRLPEEIKVTFNVEEPFRERIFSFSRESIQELKATVNNNGLTSFPPPENGDAVELMAKMSNDTQPKTVTTTEISSFQSLCALVWRCVTKARNIEGSKTTTFRMAVNVRQRLEPKLGDCYFGNAIQSIATCAEAADVASKELRWCAEQLNKSVKAFDSATVHRNVENWERQPKCFELGNHDGATVQMGSSPRFPMYDNDFGWGRPLAVRSGGANKFDGKMSAFPGRNGGGAVDLEMVLAPDTMARLESDSEFMFYVSG from the exons ATGTTATgtgcaaaaatgtcttattctTCTTCAGCTTTTCCTTCTGTGGTCTCAAAATGCACCGTTGTCCCTCACCGGAACTCAACTATGGGAGACCTCAAGCTCTCTATCTCCGACCTTAACATGCTCTTATCTCACTACATCCAAAAGGGATGTCTCTTCACCACTCCTTCACTTCCCTCTTCCGCTCTCATCCCTCACCTCAAAAACGCTCTTTCCCAAaccctctctctcttccctccCCTCGCCGGCCGTCTCAAAACCGACGCCGACGGATACGTCTACATCACATGCAACGACACCGGCGTCGACTTCATCCACGTCACCGCCGCCGATATCTCCGTCGCAGACCTCCTCTCcccgtcgtcgtcgtcgtcgtcgtccgATGTCCCTCCAATCTTCAAACAACTCTTCCCCTTCCACCACAAAATCAGTTACACCGCTCATTCCTCCCCAATCATGGCCTTCCAGGTCACCGACCTCGCCGACGGCATCTTCCTCGGCTGCGCCGTCTGCCACGCCGTCACCGACGGCGCCTCCTTCTGGAACTTCTTCAACACCTTCGCCGGAATCTCAAGAGGAGCCACCACCTCTCCCTCCACCCTCCCGGATTTTCGCCGCGAATCCATCCTCAACTCCAACGTCGTGCTCCGCCTGCCAGAAG AAATCAAGGTGACCTTTAATGTAGAGGAGCCTTTTCGCGAGAGAATCTTCAGCTTCAGCCGCGAATCAATTCAGGAACTGAAAGCTACTGTGAACAATAATGGCTTGACATCGTTTCCGCCGCCGGAGAATGGTGACGCGGTTGAGTTGATGGCGAAGATGAGCAACGACACGCAACCGAAAACGGTGACGACGACAGAGATTTCGTCGTTTCAGTCACTGTGCGCGTTGGTGTGGCGCTGCGTGACCAAGGCGAGGAATATCGAGGGGTCTAAAACGACAACGTTCCGCATGGCAGTTAACGTTCGCCAACGCTTGGAACCCAAGTTGGGGGACTGTTACTTCGGGAACGCGATTCAGAGCATTGCCACGTGTGCAGAAGCTGCTGATGTGGCGTCTAAGGAGCTTCGCTGGTGCGCGGAGCAGCTGAACAAAAGCGTGAAGGCGTTCGATAGTGCTACGGTGCACCGCAACGTGGAAAATTGGGAGCGCCAGCCAAAGTGCTTCGAGCTGGGGAACCACGACGGCGCCACCGTGCAGATGGGAAGCTCGCCGAGGTTTCCGATGTACGACAATGATTTCGGATGGGGGCGGCCCTTGGCCGTGCGCAGCGGCGGAGCGAACAAGTTTGACGGCAAGATGTCGGCGTTTCCCGGGAGGAATGGCGGCGGCGCCGTCGATTTGGAGATGGTTTTGGCGCCGGACACCATGGCGAGACTTGAGTCTGATTCTGAGTTCATGTTTTACGTGTCTGGTTAG